The following is a genomic window from Hyperolius riggenbachi isolate aHypRig1 chromosome 4, aHypRig1.pri, whole genome shotgun sequence.
GACCAACCAAGTTGCATTTATATGTGCTCAGAACATAGGTACTGCTACTGTGGACTCTGATCTGTTATGTTTCCTTTGTGCTTACTGTATATGCTAATTTTCATTTATGTGATTAAACTAGAACCCTGTGAAAAGCATGGCAGAGATCCCCACCGATCCCTACTCTATCTAAAGCTATACTTCCCCCTGTATAGGATGCTGTTGTTATGGCAGTGTCTGTTGGTCAGGTTAATCATCATGCATTGGCAAATGATATTGACATTAAACATTTTGGCAACTAGGCTGAAAATTCAGAAAGACTCTTATTTTTATAAGGCAAATGCACAATAGCAATGTGAAAATAATGTGTTCAGACATCATTGTTTATGccttaaaggaaatatcaggcatttaaaagaaaatgagatcccctctgttgcagatgctgacctggtgGCCGCGCCGCTAGCTAACAAGCTCACGTGGCCAGGAGATttgtgcgcaagcgcagtacttcTGCTCCTACACAGAACACTCACAGCTTCATGAGCGCGGCCACGCACAGGTACAGAAGATATACTGGGCTTGCCGGGTCTGCGTCTGCAACAAAGAGGACCCCGGGAGACTGGCTAGGAGCGAAGCTGTGGCCAGGGACACAGActctcaggggctggaggaagccccaggtaagtagatctcattttcttttaaatgccAGATATTTCCTTTAATCCATTCCAATACTATGTCAAACTATGTCCAACATTGGCATTTTCCTCCATCTTACTGTTCATAATCCGAAACCGATTGCCGCCGGCCCCacccagctaatccagtcagacttcagtcagagcacctgctctacatgcttgttcagggtctacggctaaaagtgttacaaaaaaaaaaaagcagatgatTAACAGAGGACAGTCAATTTGGATTGTttgaaagggaataaatatgtcagcttccatgtcCTTCTATACAAATCTTCAACAATTAAACATATTCAACATTGACTAATGGGATTGACCATTTTGATTTGTATTTTGAGTACCTGTTTCTGCAGCGCATCTATCTCATCATGAACTAATTTTTGTGGGCACAACTCGTATagttaaaggtacccatacatttaCAGATTTTGGCGGCTGATTggccaagagacagatctttctTAAGCCGCCTTGTGGTGCTGCCATGCcgcgccgccgccgcccccctaatgttttatgtccACCCTCCACCCATGCCttggcagttatactttacctgctgcTGTCCACACTGAGTGTTTTTGTACTTCCGCATTTGCACCTCCGCATGGTTGCCGTTGTTATAGCATGTTGGGCGCCTGTGTGAAAAACGCACCCCACATGCTATATGCTGGTAGGCACAAAGGGCCTGAATGCGGAAATAGGACACGGATACagtggctgacaccggacaggtaaagtataagtgcaccggggggggggggggggggggggggaataaaacatCAGTGGGTACAGCGGCCGGGGTTTCCGCTGTGTTCGCGGTTATCACACACCATTAGTCCTGCGAACCTGATCGAGCATGTCGTCTCAAGATTagaatacattcaaccaatttcggaCCAAAATTGGTCGAATTGccaattgggcatgctcttgacggcacagattttcatcaggTTCAATATTATTGAATCTGATTGTGGATCAGCCGTTAAGTCaaaagatgtatggccacctttacatttcaCTTAACGTATTAGCATAATACAGTATGTAAGACTCTCCTTATGGACATTACCTctttgctgattctgaagtgaagagATAGGATTACTGCAGGTATTTGTGGATAATTGTTCCTACTCACCCTTTTTCTTTAGGCATAGTGGAGGTGGAAGAAGGGGTAGTAGAGGGGGaacagctcactctgacgtcacACTCGGTAGGAAGAATGAGCTTTGCAAAAGACCCTCATGTACAGCAGGTAAGTGTACAAGTGCCACACTCTGCACAGCACAAAACAACACTGTGCTTGATTGGATGCCAGTCAGATTGAGGGGAGGGCCATCATATGCAGGCTTTTAACTTATTATCATTTGATGTTAAACTGAAAGCAGACTGTTGTCAATAGTTTACAGTATATCCACTATACCTAAAAACAATGTGTTTTACAGTGAGGAGTTGTTGAAATAACCAGGTAAAACCAATTAACCGATAAATACAAAATCAtctgtgatcagaaaaaaattctCCTAATATGCTGATTTCCACTGATCCAGAAAGCTTAATAAACCCAGACAATCAGAGCTAGCAGCTGCCAATCAGCTTGCTATTAGCTTGAGGTTTTTACTGGCtccgtttaaaggacaactggcgcaacaggcatatggaggctgccatttttatttccttttaagcaatactcattgcctagctgtcctgctgatcccctgcctctaatacttttagccctagaccctgaacaagcatgcagcagatcaggcatttctgacgtttttcagatctgacaagattagctgcatgcttgtttcgagtgttattcagacactactgcagccaagtatatcagcagggctgtcaggcaactggtattgtttagaaggaaataaatatggcagccttcgtattcttctcacttcagttctcctttaaggcagggagcacacttatttGATTCACACTGCCACACTGGCCATGAAAGTCAAAGGCATGCTTGGGGATCTGAGTTTTTTCGCATTCGTCCACGTTCAgtttgctctttttttttctgcattacaAAATAAGACAACCTTCTGCTCTTTTCTGCACACCGCACATGTTTCCAATTACAATGTCTTTCCCCACAAACCGAGAAATCGCAAAAGAGTGCAAAAATTATGTGAATGAGCATTGTAGTTTGCGTTTAGCTGCATAGAAAGTGGTTTTCTGAACTTTAAAATGTCTGCTGTCCTCTAAACTGTCAGTGTGAAGGAGACCCAATTCCCTTCCTGGCTTGATGGAGATTTGCATATTAGGAGAATTTTGTTGCTTGTTACCACTTATAATACACCTTCTTGCTAATCAGAAAGTAGAGCGTATTTCAGCAgctatgcagaggagaccagcggcaagtgatcagCGTCTAaaatgcagggaggtgagttgctctatACATCTcttccctgcgctaactctgcagcggaggggggagcatggagggctgccctggggagaggaagggagggagaagtcaggccGACCCTacctgcggctccccctccatcacggcgccccccctccctcagcgctcagggcggccgcacggcctgcacgcccctagaaacgggggTTCCCGCTCTAGACCACTAGTAAAGCTATATtgggggtgaagccctagatcaccagagaagccatctgggggagggagggggaaagcactagatactatggaaatgtataggggagggacagcgatcactagacaccagggaactgtttagggatTTGAGGGGGGacaattagacaccagggaactatttaGGGGTGGGATAGGAACTACCACACTCCAGAGAACTGTACAGGGGAAaaaggaggccactagacaccagggaactgtttatgaGAGGGAAGGtgtactagacaccaaggaactgtataggagagggaggggaaggcCATTAGATACCAGGTAACTTTATAAGGTAGccgctagacattgaggttggcccgcgacttggtcccagtgtgcaATTtcatcccactttgtatttgagtttgacaaccctgagCTATAAGATTCTGAGGAGGTATACTGGGTACATTTCTTACGAAATATGTTTGCTCACTACCGTCTGATCTGTTGAAAAGGTCATTGCTTTTGAAATATTCATTGAGTAGCATACAGTGTTGTGAAAAATGAAGCGGTAATTCCTGTACTTTGGCTGTGGCTGCCCATGTAATTTGCTGCTGCATGAGAATGCTGTGTACTAAAACTAATCTCATTTACGATCATCTCTTTGATTCTCTAGGTCTCCCGCATCTTCCGTCTCACCCCTGAAGGGAAGCTGGAACAGATAGTCTCCATGGCAACCAGTACGCAAGCCATGGCACATCACTTACGGGTTACATACAAGAAAGTGACATCATAATTCTGTGTGTCCAAAATGTGACAAAAAATTATTTGTCATAGCGTTTAACTGTATGTAAAGCTGTGAAACCTTTTCTGACCAATTATTCCtacactagccaacccgcgtcgtagcatacgccgcatctatctatctaatagagtacgtgcctcaaccttgaagcaagaagaagtaggctttccatgagaaaatgtatgcgtgctcaaacaccaagtttaaccctagcaagtctggctttgcaaatccggcctaattggctattcatgaggcaatgctcatgaaaatatgcatttgctttcgcatgccaaactatgcagggtcaaaaaaccaatactgcaaagtgctctctcgctgcctgggaaccacagcggcaccccggagtgggaggctgggtggcgcagccgccccccccccccccaagcgtggccagcgctgggaagagccgtccgcacccacctcctaatattaaaaacagccacttaccttaacatccattgggttctgctacatgcacattaattttctcatggaaagcattttgtgcagtttgtatcctttggaggcaggtggtggatggcttgctccggtggtgtgaaccctggagtgagtgcgcctgtcctccccccccccccccctctggagtgctgtatgtgagccagccctgagctctaaagctcggggtgacccatgcttctctcctttctcatgtggtgcccccaaatgaatgcgcatgtagcagaacgcaatggacgttaaggtaagtgcctgtttttaatattgggaggtgggtgcagacggctctccccggcgctggccacacttgggggggggggggggtcgtccagacgtccacgccacccagcctccccctccgaggtgccgctgtggtttccaggcagtgagagagcctgggaccctgcgttccccccagttgtataaaaagggggcattggaccACACCAAAAACtggtagcagatccgcaaaatgctagcagattttgaaacgctttttcttatttttatgtagcatttcacctagcattttgcggttttgtaaagcgtttttggtgtagtagatttcatatattgttacagtaaagctgttactgaacagcttctgtaacaaaaacgcctgcaaaaccgctctgaactgccgtttttcagagcagtttgcgtttttaatatactttacattggaggcagaaacgcctccgcaatccaaaaaatgcctcacctcgggagtatgcgtttcagcaaaacgcctcccgctctggtgtgcaccagcccattgaaatacattacccaagcgtatccgcagccgcaagtggatcgcaaaacactgccgaaccgctctggtgtgcactaagccggatagtgctaatgtagcatgtagcagggtgactgctttgtggtattggtttgtgcatgcatttgcatgagcattgcctcatgaatagccaattaggccagatttgcaatgtcagacttgctagggtaaggcctctgttccatggactgtgaataggcagtgaaatggctctcaaactctcacaactgcttgctgctgcctggtaactgcttgctgctgcctggtaactgcttgctgctgcctggtaactgcttgctgctgcctggtaactgcttgctgctgcctggtaactgcttgttgctgcctggtaactgcttgttgctgcctggtaactgcttgttgctgtctggtatctgctcactgctgcctggtaactgcttgttgctgtctggtatctgctcactgctgcctggtaactgcttgctgctgcctggtaactgcttgttgctgcctggtatctgcttactgctgcctggtaactgcttgctgagcacacagctcaacagtccgtggaaaagaggccttaaacttggtgtttgatcacgcatacattttctcatgcaaagtacttcttcttcttgtttgaaggttgaggcacttagtctattatatatatagaagatgTGTGATTATTATTGCTGCTACACTAAAATAAATGAATCTCATCTTCAAATTACTATGTGCCTTTATATTCATCTGAGGGACACATTTATGTCTGTAAAACTGCTGTTGTAGTAGGCACATTCCACACATAACAGAATTTGCGTTTGTTTTTGCAAATTCACGTTTGCTGCACATATAATGCAAGGGGCATCACGTTACTTGCGttgttgtgtgatttttttttttttgaggggggggggggggatgcaattTCTCTGCAGAAAATGGCATACATGTATGCTTTTTTTAGTAACGGAAATTTGATTCGCGTATAATGTAAGTATTTGGAAACATCAAAAAAATCACATTTGTCACATGAAAATCGCATCAGATTTTGATGCTAATTCGATACATTGTCGTGTAAATGAACTCCATTGATGTGCAGGAGAAAATCGCATTttgaaaaattgcataaaaaggaAATGAAAGAAAAATCGCATATGAAGATTTGCAAAAGAGTCgcaaatacaaaaaaacatgGCTGAAAATCTCAGTGGTAAGTGAGTGGCAGCCTTACATTTTAATGCATACAAAGTTGGCTTCACTTTTTAGATGTTTGAATCATCATGTTTATTAGTGCTTTTCAACTAAATGTAAAACATTACATATTGCGTATTGATGTGCCAAATCAATATAAGGCTATTGGTAAGAGAACACTTGAATTGCTGCAAATCAGAGAACGCATGCATTTTAAAATGGCACCACAAGTTCCCTGCAAACTGTATGCAAATCAGATGTCATTTGCATGCAATGCTTTCCGATGGAAAATCAAAAtttcaagcagtggcgtagctaaggagctgtgggccccgatgcaagttttacattggggccccccaagcactctatacataacaattgatatggcgcaccaaaaccttccaatggcaactacagtgtcagaggtgcaagaaggagatgggaaacagtttgttaatgattaccactattcaaaacatctatagaagtgattagtat
Proteins encoded in this region:
- the THAP4 gene encoding peroxynitrite isomerase THAP4 isoform X2: MACEGCKGVPPLNPAVASLAWMLGTWVSDPPGEGEFPSIPSFRYNEEVVISHVGQPMLNFMACSSNAESGKPMHRECGFIRVKPGTNQVAFICAQNIGIVEVEEGVVEGEQLTLTSHSVGRMSFAKDPHVQQVSRIFRLTPEGKLEQIVSMATSTQAMAHHLRVTYKKVTS